From a single Maylandia zebra isolate NMK-2024a linkage group LG3, Mzebra_GT3a, whole genome shotgun sequence genomic region:
- the krcp gene encoding kelch repeat-containing protein isoform X2: MDDFGVYAVFGVNGPPQKLLSAEGSSRVRVAVPPSVRQVVLFSSGRWGERICVNAELSDSDRMPITIGKLTPYNKCLSWEQWEEETWIDSVTLNVSLEGGNLSTEPEVIMAVKEYTPKDTAAPPAARELHGKRKREQTAEEEEGNDWTKRREEEENTCPNATTEKTTPVRKVRGQAKGSQKLFASGAETTKLKGAGGKAEMQGTVGRTPPQSAVRTKSRQAKAPTHTAPLASPSGRWGQTLCPIDAQTAILIGGQGARMQFCKDPMWKLCTEDVSWVAAETLAEGPTPEARIGHTAIYDPDSRRIFVFGGSKNKKWFNDVHILDTQSWKWTMVEAQGKVPPLAYHSCSMFQGELFVLGGVFPRPNPEPDGCSDSLYIFDPRLSIWYQPIVTGDKPSPRSGHSACVMQERKIYVFGGWDTPVCYNDMYMLDLGLMEFSAVKTTGNPPSPRSWHGSAVLSDTKFLIHGGYNGNNALSDAFVFDIDTNSWTEVSAPELSVPRAGHSIITMETAGHRCFSEEDEDADMNGGRTLLVFGGGDNEGNFYSDLTTVAVEELLGAI, translated from the exons ATGGATGATTTCGGAGTTTATGCGGTTTTCGGAGTAAACGGGCCGCCTCAGAAGCTGCTGAG CGCTGAAGGCTCTAGCAGGGTCCGTGTTGCAGTTCCACCAAGCGTCCGCCAGGTGGTGCTGTTTAGCAGCGGCCGGTGGGGGGAGCGGATCTGCGTCAACGCAGAGCTCAGCGATTCTGATCGGATGCCCATCACTATTGGAAAACTGACTCCTTATAATAA ATGTTTGTCATGGGAGCAGTGGGAAGAGGAGACCTGGATAGACAGTGTGACACTGAACGTCTCTCTGGAGGGAGGAAACCTG tcaaCAGAACCAGAAGTCATCATGGCCGTGAAGGAATACACTCCAAAG GACACGGCTGCTCCACCCGCAGCCCGAGAGCTCCACggcaagaggaaaagagagcaaactgcagaagaagaagaaggcaaTGACTGgacaaagagaagagaagaagaagagaacacGTGTCCAAATGCAACTACTGAGAAGACCACACCTGTGcgcaaggtcagaggtcaagccAAAGGCAGCCAAAAGCTGTTTGCAAGTGGTGCCGAAACCACCAAGCTGAAGGGAGCAGGTggaaaag cagagatgcaGGGGACTGTGGGAAGAACGCCTCCTCAGAGTGCAGTCCGGACGAAGAGTAGGCAGGCCAAGGCTCCCACACACACTG CTCCGTTGGCCAGCCCGTCAGGTCGCTGGGGTCAGACGTTATGTCCCATCGATGCTCAAACAGCAATTCTGATTGGAGGCCAGGGAGCCAGGATGCAGTTCTGCAAAGATCCCATGTGGAAGCTCTGCACAG AGGACGTGTCCTGGGTGGCCGCGGAGACTCTGGCTGAGGGTCCGACTCCTGAGGCCAGGATCGGCCACACAGCCATCTACGACCCCGACTCAAGAAGGATCTTTGTGTTCGGGGGCTCTAAAAACAAGAAGTGGTTCAATGACGTGCACATCCTGGACACGCAGAGCTGGAAGTGGACCATGGTAGAG GCTCAGGGTAAGGTTCCTCCCCTGGCCTACCACAGCTGCAGTATGTTTCAGGGTGAGCTGTTCGTGCTGGGAGGGGTGTTTCCTCGGCCCAACCCAGAGCCCGATGGCTGTAGCGACTCTCTGTATATCTTCGACCCCCGCCTCTCCATCTGGTACCAGCCCATCGTCACCGGAGACAAACCCTCCCCCCGCTCAGG TCATTCTGCATGTGTGATGCAGGAGAGGAAGATCTATGTGTTTGGTGGCTGGGACACTCCTGTATGCTACAATGACATGTACATGTTGGACCTTG GTCTGATGGAGTTTTCTGCAGTCAAAACAACTGGGAATCCCCCCTCTCCTCGAAG CTGGCACGGCAGCGCTGTGCTGTCAGACACAAAGTTCCTGATCCACGGTGGTTACAACGGAAACAATGCCCTCAGTGACGCCTTCGTCTTTGATATAG ACACCAACAGCTGGACAGAGGTGAGCGCGCCTGAGCTGTCTGTACCCAGGGCGGGGCACTCCAtcatcaccatggagacggcCGGTCACCGCTGCTTCTCGGAGGAAGATGAAGACGCGGATATGAACGGCGGCAGAACCCTGCTGGTGTTCGGAGGCGGCGACAACGAGGGCAACTTCTACTCCGACCTGACGACTGTCGCCGTGGAGGAGCTGCTCGGTGCTATTTAA
- the cct7 gene encoding T-complex protein 1 subunit eta, protein MLSKSILGSDAGGKLLERTAKMMPTPVILLKEGTDTSQGIPQLISNINACQVISEAVRTTLGPRGMDKLMVDSRGKATISNDGATILKLLDVVHPAAKTLVDIARSQDAEVGDGTTSVTLLAAEFLKQLKSYVEEGLHPQTIIRAFRTATNLAVGKIKEIAVSVKKDDKQEQRELLEKCAATALNSKLIAGQKEFFSKMVVDAVMSLEELMSLKMIGIKKVQGGALEESQLVSGVAFKKTFSYAGFEMQPKRYENPKIALLNVELELKAEKDNAEVRVKSVEDYQAIVDAEWNILYDKLEKIYQSGAKVVLSKLPIGDVATQFFADRDLFCAGRVQEEDLKRTMMACGGSIQTSVGAMTNDVLGQCELFEEVQVGGERYNFFKGCPKAKTCTIILRGGAEQFTEETERSLHDAIMIVRRAIKNDSVVAGGGAIEMELSKYLRDYSRTIPGKQQLLIGAYAKALEIIPRQLCDNAGFDATNILNKLRAKHAQGGMWYGVDINNEDIADNFVACVWEPSIVRINALTAASEAACLILSVDETIKNPRSTADGPPGGAGRGRGRGRPHAH, encoded by the exons ATGCTTTCGAAAAGCATTCTGGGATCCGATGCCGGTGGAAAGCTTCTCGAAAGAACTGCAAAGATGATG CCCACACCGGTTATTCTGCTTAAGGAGGGGACGGACACATCTCAGGGTATTCCCCAGCTCATCAGCAACATCAATGCCTGCCAG GTGATTTCTGAGGCTGTCAGGACCACCCTGGGGCCCAGAGGGATGGACAAACTGATGGTGGACAGCAGAG GAAAGGCCACAATCTCCAATGATGGAGCCACCATCCTGAAACTGCTGGATGTGGTTCACCCTGCGGCCAAAACTCTGGTGGACATTGCTCGCTCCCAGGACGCTGAG GTTGGGGACGGCACCACCTCCGTCACCCTCCTGGCTGCAGAGTTCCTGAAGCAGCTGAAGTCGTACGTGGAGGAGGGTCTCCACCCGCAGACCATCATCAGAGCGTTCCGCACCGCCACCAATCTCGCCGTCGGCAAGATAAAGGAGATCGCCGTCTCTGTGAAAAAAGACGATAAGCA AGAGCAGAGGGAGCTGTTGGAGAAATGTGCGGCCACAGCTCTAAACTCCAAGCTGATCGCCGGTCAGAAGGAATTCTTCTCCAAAATGGTTGTGGATGCAGTCATGTCACTGGAGGAGCTCATGTCTCTGAAAATGATCGGTATCAAGAAGGTCCAGGGAGGAGCTCTGGAG GAGTCCCAGCTGGTCTCTGGCGTTGCGTTCAAGAAGACGTTCTCCTACGCCGGCTTTGAGATGCAGCCCAAACGCTACGAAAATCCAAAGATCGCTTTGCTCAATGTGGAGCTGGAACTGAAAGCCGAGAAGGACAACGCTGAAGTCCGTGTGAAATCTGTGGAG GACTACCAGGCCATCGTGGATGCAGAGTGGAACATCTTATACGACAAGCTGGAGAAGATCTACCAGTCAGGAGCCAAGGTGGTCCTGTCAAAGTTGCCCATCGGTGATGTGGCCACCCAGTTCTTCGCTGACAGAGACCTGTTCTGTGCTGGGCGGGTTCAGGAGGAAGACCTGAAGAGGACCATGATG GCCTGCGGAGGCTCCATCCAGACGTCTGTAGGAGCGATGACCAACGATGTGCTGGGACAGTGTGAGCTCTTTGAAGAGGTCCAGGTCGGAGGAGAGAG GTACAATTTCTTTAAGGGCTGCCCGAAGGCAAAGACATGCACCATCATCCTGAGGGGCGGGGCTGAGCAGTTCACAGAGGAGACGGAGCGGTCGCTGCACGATGCCATCATGATCGTGCGCAGAGCCATCAAG AATGACTCTGTTGTAGCGGGTGGAGGAGCCATAGAGATGGAGCTGTCCAAGTACCTGCGGGACTACTCGAGGACCATCCCCGGAAAACAGCAGCTCCTGATTGGAGCATACGCCAAGGCCCTGGAGATCATCCCCAGACAGCTGTGCGACAATGCCGGCTTCGACGCCACAAACATCCTGAACAAACTGCGGGCGAAACACGCACAg GGGGGCATGTGGTACGGTGTGGACATCAACAACGAGGACATCGCAGACAACTTTGTCGCCTGCGTGTGGGAGCCGTCCATAGTGCGGATCAACGCCCTGACGGCGGCGTCAGAAGCAGCTTGTCTCATCCTGTCGGTCGACGAGACGATCAAGAACCCCCGCAGTACTGCGGACGGACCTCCAGGTGGCGCCGGCAGGGGCAGAGGCCGCGGGAGACCCCATGCTCACTAA
- the krcp gene encoding kelch repeat-containing protein isoform X1: protein MDDFGVYAVFGVNGPPQKLLSAEGSSRVRVAVPPSVRQVVLFSSGRWGERICVNAELSDSDRMPITIGKLTPYNKCLSWEQWEEETWIDSVTLNVSLEGGNLSTEPEVIMAVKEYTPKDTAAPPAARELHGKRKREQTAEEEEGNDWTKRREEEENTCPNATTEKTTPVRKVRGQAKGSQKLFASGAETTKLKGAGGKAAEMQGTVGRTPPQSAVRTKSRQAKAPTHTAPLASPSGRWGQTLCPIDAQTAILIGGQGARMQFCKDPMWKLCTEDVSWVAAETLAEGPTPEARIGHTAIYDPDSRRIFVFGGSKNKKWFNDVHILDTQSWKWTMVEAQGKVPPLAYHSCSMFQGELFVLGGVFPRPNPEPDGCSDSLYIFDPRLSIWYQPIVTGDKPSPRSGHSACVMQERKIYVFGGWDTPVCYNDMYMLDLGLMEFSAVKTTGNPPSPRSWHGSAVLSDTKFLIHGGYNGNNALSDAFVFDIDTNSWTEVSAPELSVPRAGHSIITMETAGHRCFSEEDEDADMNGGRTLLVFGGGDNEGNFYSDLTTVAVEELLGAI, encoded by the exons ATGGATGATTTCGGAGTTTATGCGGTTTTCGGAGTAAACGGGCCGCCTCAGAAGCTGCTGAG CGCTGAAGGCTCTAGCAGGGTCCGTGTTGCAGTTCCACCAAGCGTCCGCCAGGTGGTGCTGTTTAGCAGCGGCCGGTGGGGGGAGCGGATCTGCGTCAACGCAGAGCTCAGCGATTCTGATCGGATGCCCATCACTATTGGAAAACTGACTCCTTATAATAA ATGTTTGTCATGGGAGCAGTGGGAAGAGGAGACCTGGATAGACAGTGTGACACTGAACGTCTCTCTGGAGGGAGGAAACCTG tcaaCAGAACCAGAAGTCATCATGGCCGTGAAGGAATACACTCCAAAG GACACGGCTGCTCCACCCGCAGCCCGAGAGCTCCACggcaagaggaaaagagagcaaactgcagaagaagaagaaggcaaTGACTGgacaaagagaagagaagaagaagagaacacGTGTCCAAATGCAACTACTGAGAAGACCACACCTGTGcgcaaggtcagaggtcaagccAAAGGCAGCCAAAAGCTGTTTGCAAGTGGTGCCGAAACCACCAAGCTGAAGGGAGCAGGTggaaaag cagcagagatgcaGGGGACTGTGGGAAGAACGCCTCCTCAGAGTGCAGTCCGGACGAAGAGTAGGCAGGCCAAGGCTCCCACACACACTG CTCCGTTGGCCAGCCCGTCAGGTCGCTGGGGTCAGACGTTATGTCCCATCGATGCTCAAACAGCAATTCTGATTGGAGGCCAGGGAGCCAGGATGCAGTTCTGCAAAGATCCCATGTGGAAGCTCTGCACAG AGGACGTGTCCTGGGTGGCCGCGGAGACTCTGGCTGAGGGTCCGACTCCTGAGGCCAGGATCGGCCACACAGCCATCTACGACCCCGACTCAAGAAGGATCTTTGTGTTCGGGGGCTCTAAAAACAAGAAGTGGTTCAATGACGTGCACATCCTGGACACGCAGAGCTGGAAGTGGACCATGGTAGAG GCTCAGGGTAAGGTTCCTCCCCTGGCCTACCACAGCTGCAGTATGTTTCAGGGTGAGCTGTTCGTGCTGGGAGGGGTGTTTCCTCGGCCCAACCCAGAGCCCGATGGCTGTAGCGACTCTCTGTATATCTTCGACCCCCGCCTCTCCATCTGGTACCAGCCCATCGTCACCGGAGACAAACCCTCCCCCCGCTCAGG TCATTCTGCATGTGTGATGCAGGAGAGGAAGATCTATGTGTTTGGTGGCTGGGACACTCCTGTATGCTACAATGACATGTACATGTTGGACCTTG GTCTGATGGAGTTTTCTGCAGTCAAAACAACTGGGAATCCCCCCTCTCCTCGAAG CTGGCACGGCAGCGCTGTGCTGTCAGACACAAAGTTCCTGATCCACGGTGGTTACAACGGAAACAATGCCCTCAGTGACGCCTTCGTCTTTGATATAG ACACCAACAGCTGGACAGAGGTGAGCGCGCCTGAGCTGTCTGTACCCAGGGCGGGGCACTCCAtcatcaccatggagacggcCGGTCACCGCTGCTTCTCGGAGGAAGATGAAGACGCGGATATGAACGGCGGCAGAACCCTGCTGGTGTTCGGAGGCGGCGACAACGAGGGCAACTTCTACTCCGACCTGACGACTGTCGCCGTGGAGGAGCTGCTCGGTGCTATTTAA
- the hspa12b gene encoding heat shock 70 kDa protein 12B: protein MADVLQPDSNSLQIPSENVSTPSSPATARNDCSITPLTPSPSPRVEVRPRMACPFSVVIAIDFGTTSSGYAFSFTQDSEAIHMMKRWEGGDPGVANQKSPTCLLLTPDLRFHSFGFAARDFYHDLDPEEARHWLYFDKFKMRIHSTSDLTMETELEAVNGQKVRAIDVFAHALRFFREHALKEVKDQSSSVLEGDEIRWVITVPAVWRQPAKQFMREAAYLAGLVSPDCPEQLLIALEPEAASIYCRKLRLHQVIDLSMQPITNGLELDVSRPFDSSFRQAREQLRRSRHSRTFLVESGTGELWSELQTGDRYVVADCGGGTVDLTVHQIEQPQGTLKELYKASGGPYGAVGVDLAFEAMLCQIFGEDFIQSFKAKRPAAWVDLMIAFEARKRTASPGRTNALNISLPFSFIDYYKRHRGQSVEAALRRSNMNIVKWSSQGMLRLTQEAMNELFQPTISKIVKHIEELMIKPEVRGVRFLFLVGGFAESPMLQKAVQKALGRTCRIIIPHDVGLTILKGAVLFGLDPTVVRVRRCPLTYGVGVLNRFVEGRHPRDKLLIKDGREWCTDILDRFVSVDQSVALGEVVRRSYTPARLGQRKIIINIYCTATDDVTYICDPGVRKCGTITLDLPEPLPPPGAVGGAGAGTPERREIRATMQFGDTEIKVTAVDVMSNRSVRASIDFLSN from the exons ATGGCTGACGTATTGCAGCCAGACTCCAACAGCCTGCAGATACCAA GTGAAAACGTATCCACTCCATCTTCGCCTGCCACAGCCAGAAATGACTGCAGCATCACTCCCCTCACACCCTCACCCTCACCG AGGGTGGAGGTCAGGCCCCGGATGGCTTGTCCATTCTCCGTTGTCATAGCTATAGACTTTGGGACGACCTCCAGCGGCTACGCTTTCAGCTTCACACAGGACTCGGAAGCCATACACATGATGAA GCGGTGGGAGGGTGGCGACCCTGGAGTGGCCAACCAGAAGAGCCCAACGTGTCTGCTGCTCACTCCAGATTTGCGGTTCCACAGTTTTGGGTTTGCCGCTCGAGACTTCTACCATGACTTGGATCCAGAAGAGGCCCGGCACTGGCTTTACTTtgacaaattcaaaatgaggaTCCACAGCACAAGT GACCTCACTATGGAGACGGAACTGGAGGCGGTGAACGGTCAAAAGGTCAGGGCCATAGACGTGTTTGCTCATGCCCTTCGCTTCTTCAGGGAACACGCGCTGAAG GAGGTGAAAGACCAGTCTTCATCAGTGCTGGAGGGAGATGAGATCAGATGGGTGATTACTGTTCCTGCTGTGTGGAGACAACCTGCCAAACAGTTCATGAGAGAAGCAGCATACCTG GCTGGTCTGGTGTCTCCTGACTGTCCTGAGCAGCTCCTCATTGCTCTTGAACCCGAGGCTGCATCCATTTATTGTCGAAAGCTCCGCCTCCACCAGGTGATTGACCTGAGCATGCAGCCAATCACAAACGGCCTGGAATTGGATGTCTCGCGGCCCTTTGATTCCAGCTTCAGACAAG CAAGGGAGCAGCTGAGGCGATCTAGACACAGCAGGACCTTCCTGGTGGAGAGTGGAACTGGAGAGCTGTGGTCAGAGCTGCAGACTG GTGATAGATATGTGGTTGCAGACTGCGGAGGAGGAACAGTTGACCTGACAGTCCATCAGATTGAGCAGCCACAGGGAACTCTTAAAGAGCTCTACAAGGCCTCAG GCGGTCCCTACGGCGCCGTCGGAGTCGACCTGGCCTTCGAAGCCATGCTGTGCCAGATCTTTGGCGAGGACTTCATCCAGAGCTTTAAAGCCAAGCGGCCAGCGGCCTGGGTGGACCTCATGATCGCGTTTGAGGCGAGGAAACGCACAGCGTCTCCGGGCAGGACCAACGCCCTCAACATCTCCCTGCCTTTCTCTTTCATCGACTACTACAAGAGGCACAGAGGGCAGAGTGTGGAGGCTGCCCTGAGAAGGAGCAA TATGAATATAGTGAAGTGGTCCTCCCAGGGGATGCTGCGGCTGACACAGGAAGCCATGAATGAGCTCTTCCAGCCCACCATCAGCAAGATTGTGAAGCACATTG AGGAGCTGATGATAAAACCAGAAGTGCGTGGTGTGCGTTTCCTCTTCCTAGTTGGTGGTTTTGCAGAATCCCCTATGTTGCAAAAAGCCGTCCAGAAGGCACTGGGGAGGACGTGCCGCATCATCATTCCTCACGACGTTGGTCTTACGATACTGAAGGGCGCTGTGCTCTTCGGGTTGGATCCCACCGTG GTCCGAGTGCGTCGTTGCCCTTTGACCTATGGTGTTGGTGTCCTGAACAGGTTTGTGGAGGGACGCCACCCACGGGATAAACTCCTCATCAAAGACGGTCGTGAGTGGTGCACGGACATCCTCGATCGCTTCGTCTCCGTCGACCAGTCGGTGGCCCTGGGCGAGGTTGTGAGGCGAAGCTACACGCCTGCTCGTCTGGGCCAACGGAAGATCATCATCAACATCTACTGCACCGCCACCGATGACGTCACATACATCTGTGACCCTGGAGTCAGGAAGTGTGGCACAATAACCTTAGACCTGCCCGAACCGTTACCGCCACCGGGTGCGGTGggaggagcaggagcaggaaccccagagagaagggaaATCAGAGCGACCATGCAGTTTGGCGACACGGAGATTAAAGTCACGGCCGTTGATGTCATGTCTAACCGCTCCGTCCGGGCTTCCATAGACTTCCTGTCTAACTGA